CATCGCACAACTCGCACGCTTCGGCGTGGTCGGGGCGATCGGCTTCGTCGTCGACCTGGGGGTCTTCAACGTCCTCCGTGCCACGGTGCTCTCACCGGACGAGGTGCACAGCGGTCCGTTCTGGGCGAAGGTCGTCTCCACGACGGTCGCGATCTTCGTGAACTGGATCGGCAACCGGTACTGGACGTTCCGGCACCAGCGCCGCTCCGTCGCTGCGAAGGAGGGCTTCGAGTTCGTCGTCGTGTCCCTCGGCGGGATGGTCATCTCGCTCGGCTGCCTGGCGGTCTCGCACTACGCGCTCGGCTTCACCTC
The sequence above is drawn from the Curtobacterium sp. MR_MD2014 genome and encodes:
- a CDS encoding GtrA family protein: MRRLIAQLARFGVVGAIGFVVDLGVFNVLRATVLSPDEVHSGPFWAKVVSTTVAIFVNWIGNRYWTFRHQRRSVAAKEGFEFVVVSLGGMVISLGCLAVSHYALGFTSALADNISGNVIGLGLGTIFRFWLYKVWVYHPDRVEQESARRADATPETVRVPEV